In Bacillus sp. KH172YL63, one genomic interval encodes:
- the recA gene encoding recombinase RecA, translating to MSDRKAALDMALKQIEKQFGKGSIMKLGEQTDRKVVTCPSGSLALDAALGVGGYPRGRIVEVYGPESSGKTTVALHAIAEVQAQGGQAAFIDAEHALDPEYAQKLGVNIDELLLSQPDTGEQALEIAEALVRSGAVDAIVIDSVAALVPKAEIEGEMGDAHVGLQARLMSQALRKLSGAINKSKTIAIFINQIREKVGVMFGNPETTPGGRALKFYSSVRLEVRRAETLKQGNEMVGNKTKIKVVKNKVAPPFRVAEVDIMYGEGISKEGEIVDLGSELDIVQKSGAWYSYNEERLGQGRENAKVFLKENPEIRTEIMLKIREHYGLDTGRAETDEDGALSLLED from the coding sequence GTGAGCGATCGTAAAGCAGCCTTGGATATGGCGTTAAAACAAATAGAAAAACAATTTGGTAAAGGCTCTATCATGAAGCTTGGGGAACAAACCGATAGAAAAGTGGTAACATGCCCTAGTGGATCCCTTGCACTTGATGCAGCACTTGGAGTGGGCGGATACCCACGTGGACGAATCGTTGAGGTGTATGGTCCCGAATCATCCGGTAAAACGACAGTGGCGCTTCACGCAATTGCAGAAGTTCAGGCACAGGGTGGACAAGCGGCATTCATCGATGCAGAGCACGCTCTTGATCCGGAATATGCACAGAAGCTGGGCGTAAATATAGATGAACTATTATTATCTCAACCTGATACAGGGGAGCAGGCGCTGGAAATCGCTGAAGCGCTGGTTCGCAGTGGAGCGGTTGATGCAATCGTCATCGACTCAGTGGCAGCCCTTGTACCAAAAGCTGAGATTGAAGGGGAAATGGGAGATGCCCACGTTGGTCTTCAGGCCCGTTTAATGTCACAGGCCCTTCGTAAGCTTTCAGGTGCCATCAATAAATCGAAAACCATCGCGATTTTCATTAACCAAATTCGTGAAAAGGTCGGCGTCATGTTTGGTAACCCGGAAACGACTCCTGGTGGACGTGCGCTTAAATTCTACTCTTCTGTCCGTCTTGAAGTCAGAAGAGCCGAAACCCTTAAACAGGGTAACGAAATGGTAGGTAACAAAACGAAAATCAAAGTAGTGAAAAACAAAGTTGCGCCACCGTTCCGCGTGGCTGAGGTTGATATCATGTACGGTGAGGGAATCTCCAAAGAAGGTGAGATTGTCGATCTTGGATCTGAACTGGATATCGTTCAGAAAAGTGGTGCGTGGTACTCATATAACGAAGAGCGTCTCGGTCAGGGACGTGAAAACGCCAAAGTTTTCCTTAAGGAAAACCCTGAGATCCGGACTGAAATCATGCTGAAAATCCGTGAGCATTACGGGCTGGATACAGGCCGTGCCGAAACGGATGAAGATGGTGCGCTTAGCCTGTTAGAAGATTAA
- a CDS encoding TIGR00282 family metallophosphoesterase yields the protein MKILFVGDVVGSMGREMVSEYLPKLKKKHSPDFTIVNGENAASGRGITEKIYKQFIQDGANMVTLGNHAWDNRDIFQFIDSSKQLVRPANFPEGTPGSGLVFAEVYGKEVAVINAQGRTFMPPLDDPFKVLDELVDEAKKRTPIIFVDFHAEATSEKQAVGWFLDGRVSAVIGTHTHVQTADNRVLPNGTAFMCDVGMTGPYDEVLGMSKDSVLKRFQTSLPVRFEVPKTGRKILSACLIDIDQKNGKAKKIERLLINEDHPFMAEY from the coding sequence ATGAAAATTTTATTTGTAGGAGACGTTGTCGGTTCGATGGGCCGGGAAATGGTCTCAGAATACTTACCTAAGCTGAAAAAGAAGCATTCACCTGATTTTACGATCGTCAATGGAGAAAATGCCGCATCCGGCAGGGGAATCACCGAGAAAATTTACAAACAGTTTATTCAAGACGGAGCCAACATGGTGACGCTTGGAAATCATGCTTGGGACAATCGGGATATTTTTCAATTCATCGATTCATCGAAGCAGTTGGTTAGGCCTGCCAACTTCCCTGAAGGAACACCGGGGAGTGGTTTGGTGTTTGCTGAAGTGTACGGGAAAGAAGTTGCCGTCATCAACGCCCAGGGAAGAACATTCATGCCTCCACTTGATGATCCGTTCAAAGTGCTCGATGAGCTTGTAGATGAAGCGAAGAAAAGGACTCCAATCATATTTGTTGATTTCCATGCAGAAGCAACTAGTGAAAAGCAGGCAGTCGGCTGGTTTTTAGACGGACGTGTCTCTGCCGTGATCGGCACCCATACACATGTCCAAACAGCAGACAACCGCGTCCTGCCAAACGGCACAGCATTCATGTGTGACGTAGGGATGACAGGTCCTTATGATGAAGTGCTCGGCATGAGCAAGGATTCTGTATTAAAGAGATTCCAGACCAGCTTACCGGTCCGGTTTGAAGTGCCTAAAACCGGCAGGAAGATTCTGAGCGCATGCCTGATCGATATCGATCAAAAAAACGGGAAAGCCAAGAAAATCGAACGTTTGTTAATAAACGAGGATCATCCTTTCATGGCAGAATATTAA
- the pgsA gene encoding CDP-diacylglycerol--glycerol-3-phosphate 3-phosphatidyltransferase: MNLPNKITVSRIFLIPLFLIIMLAPLNWGDMMFLGAEMPVKHFVGALIFIIAATTDWVDGYYARKLDLVTNLGKFLDPLADKLLVSAALIVLVELGLAPSWIVIIIISREFAVTGLRLVLAGEGEVVAAGQLGKIKTWAQIIAISALLLHNAIFELINLPFATIALWVAMFFTIWSGWDYFKHNKKAFINSK, from the coding sequence GTGAACTTACCTAATAAGATTACAGTATCAAGGATATTTTTAATCCCTTTATTTTTAATCATCATGCTCGCCCCGTTGAATTGGGGAGATATGATGTTTCTCGGGGCTGAAATGCCAGTCAAGCATTTTGTCGGTGCACTGATTTTCATTATTGCGGCTACAACCGATTGGGTGGACGGCTATTATGCCCGCAAGCTCGATCTTGTGACGAACCTCGGAAAGTTTCTGGATCCGTTAGCGGATAAATTGCTCGTTTCGGCTGCTTTGATCGTGCTGGTGGAGCTTGGCCTCGCGCCATCCTGGATCGTGATTATCATCATCAGCCGGGAATTTGCTGTTACCGGTCTTCGTCTTGTCTTGGCCGGCGAAGGTGAAGTCGTTGCGGCTGGCCAACTCGGTAAAATTAAAACATGGGCGCAGATCATTGCGATTTCAGCACTGCTCCTGCATAATGCAATATTTGAATTGATCAATCTTCCATTTGCGACGATCGCTCTATGGGTTGCTATGTTCTTTACAATCTGGTCCGGCTGGGATTATTTCAAGCATAACAAGAAAGCATTTATCAATTCGAAGTAG
- the ymfI gene encoding elongation factor P 5-aminopentanone reductase has product MKYALITGASGGIGRSTALKLAEEGWNLYLHYHNNEVAIKDLVHTIKGFGVEVRVVRANLSLPSEVSILVDSIFQLDAIIYCSGNSSWGLFQDQTEDDMDHMINLHIKSPMLLIQKLLAKLMERNGSVVMVSSIWGQVGAACEVVYSTVKGAQLAFVKSLSKEVALSGVRVNAVAPGAVETPMMSEFSDDELSGIREEIPMGRLATGDEIADSIQFLLSPKASYITGQTLGVNGGWHT; this is encoded by the coding sequence ATGAAGTATGCATTAATAACAGGCGCCTCCGGTGGAATCGGGCGCAGCACTGCCTTGAAATTGGCAGAAGAGGGATGGAACTTATACCTGCATTATCACAATAATGAAGTGGCAATAAAAGATCTTGTACATACGATCAAGGGTTTTGGAGTGGAAGTGAGGGTCGTAAGGGCAAATCTCTCTCTTCCAAGTGAAGTGAGCATCCTTGTGGACAGTATTTTTCAGCTTGATGCCATCATTTATTGCAGCGGGAACTCGAGCTGGGGACTATTTCAGGACCAGACGGAAGATGACATGGATCACATGATCAACCTTCACATCAAAAGTCCTATGCTGCTTATCCAGAAATTGTTGGCAAAGCTTATGGAGCGGAATGGATCGGTCGTCATGGTCAGCTCGATCTGGGGTCAGGTCGGGGCTGCATGCGAGGTTGTATATTCGACGGTGAAAGGTGCTCAGTTGGCTTTTGTGAAATCACTCAGCAAAGAAGTGGCGTTGAGTGGCGTGAGGGTGAATGCAGTGGCGCCCGGAGCGGTGGAGACCCCGATGATGAGCGAATTTTCAGATGATGAACTTAGTGGAATCCGGGAAGAAATCCCGATGGGGAGGCTTGCAACGGGGGATGAAATAGCTGATTCCATTCAGTTTCTCCTTTCCCCGAAAGCTTCATATATCACAGGGCAGACGCTTGGTGTCAATGGCGGATGGCACACCTAA
- a CDS encoding competence/damage-inducible protein A: protein MNAEIIAVGSELLLGQIVNSNAQYISEELAGIGVNVYYHTSVGDNPKRLLEAVKVAQGRADLLIFTGGLGPTKDDLTKETIADALGTSLTMDGEALDSIRNYFRKVNRTMTPNNEKQALILQGSDVLKNDHGMAPGMLLIKDGKAYMLLPGPPSEMRPMFSAYGKQAIYALLKKKEIIHSRVLRFFGIGEAQLETELEELIDQQSNPTIAPLAADGEVTLRLTAKHESEDVAGKLLDDVEEEIMKVAGEYFYGYNEDSLVGVGFNLMKEKKLTLSCAESLTGGLFQSQLASLKGASSVLNGGVVCYQDEVKTKVLSVRESTLKTHSAVSEQCAKELAENVRVLLASDIGISFTGVAGPGEHEGHPSGTVWIGLAQDGQPTKAFKLNLAGGRNGNRLRATKFGWHYLIKSLS, encoded by the coding sequence ATGAATGCAGAAATCATTGCGGTAGGTTCAGAGTTGCTTTTAGGACAAATCGTCAATTCAAATGCCCAGTACATATCAGAAGAGCTGGCAGGGATCGGGGTGAATGTGTATTATCATACGAGTGTCGGTGACAACCCGAAAAGATTGCTCGAAGCCGTCAAAGTAGCACAGGGGAGAGCTGATTTACTGATCTTTACCGGGGGGCTCGGGCCAACCAAGGATGACCTGACAAAAGAAACGATAGCGGATGCGCTTGGCACTTCGCTGACAATGGACGGGGAAGCGCTGGATTCAATCCGGAACTATTTCAGGAAAGTGAACCGGACTATGACACCAAATAATGAAAAGCAGGCTCTCATATTGCAAGGCTCGGATGTACTTAAAAATGATCACGGTATGGCGCCCGGCATGTTGTTAATAAAAGATGGGAAAGCATATATGCTCTTACCCGGCCCTCCTTCTGAAATGAGACCAATGTTCAGTGCTTACGGCAAGCAGGCCATTTACGCCTTGTTAAAAAAGAAAGAGATCATTCACTCAAGGGTACTGCGCTTCTTTGGGATTGGTGAAGCCCAGCTGGAAACAGAACTTGAGGAACTGATCGATCAACAATCAAATCCGACGATCGCCCCCCTTGCCGCTGACGGTGAAGTGACCCTCCGGTTAACCGCCAAACATGAATCAGAAGACGTGGCCGGAAAGCTTCTTGATGATGTGGAAGAAGAGATCATGAAAGTAGCCGGTGAATATTTCTACGGGTACAACGAAGATTCCCTCGTCGGGGTCGGATTCAACTTGATGAAGGAGAAGAAGCTTACTCTATCATGTGCAGAGAGTCTTACAGGCGGGCTTTTCCAATCTCAATTGGCCTCCCTTAAAGGAGCATCTTCCGTCCTGAACGGCGGGGTCGTGTGTTACCAGGACGAAGTGAAAACAAAAGTGTTATCCGTGAGGGAAAGTACGCTGAAAACACACTCAGCTGTGAGTGAGCAGTGCGCAAAGGAACTTGCGGAAAATGTAAGGGTGCTTCTGGCATCTGATATAGGGATCAGCTTTACCGGTGTGGCAGGGCCGGGGGAACATGAAGGTCATCCGTCCGGGACGGTGTGGATCGGCTTGGCGCAGGATGGCCAACCGACAAAGGCATTCAAGCTGAATCTCGCCGGAGGCCGAAACGGGAACCGGCTGCGGGCAACCAAATTCGGCTGGCATTATCTGATCAAGTCATTGAGTTGA
- a CDS encoding helix-turn-helix domain-containing protein, whose translation MTELGNRLKEAREAKGYSLDDLQRITKIQKRYLIGIEEGNYDAMPGKFYVRAFIKQYAEAVGLPPEMIFEEHKGEIPTTHEDEIPVSLSRVQSRKSVSESSTKVFDFLPKLIIALFVIGALIAVWVFWQGKVGDKAPESDQSANQEQVDVDENKSAEKEQPEDSDKEEETDSSTSDEDSTSGEKEQKPEQTLEATEVSGKKTTYSLKNAEGFKLELKAKGDTWIGVYNTADELLFEGLLKEGNMKDFDFSSEKLAYLVIGNASNTDILVNEEVLEYKVPAGEVVRQDIIINYDPDAAQ comes from the coding sequence GTGACGGAATTAGGAAATCGTTTAAAGGAAGCTCGTGAAGCAAAAGGCTACAGCCTAGATGACTTACAAAGGATAACAAAGATTCAAAAGCGTTATTTGATCGGAATTGAAGAAGGGAATTATGATGCAATGCCGGGGAAGTTCTATGTACGTGCATTCATCAAACAATACGCTGAAGCAGTCGGACTCCCTCCGGAGATGATCTTTGAAGAACACAAAGGGGAAATCCCGACTACCCATGAAGATGAGATTCCTGTTTCCCTGTCCAGGGTGCAGTCCCGCAAGTCTGTTTCAGAAAGTTCGACAAAGGTTTTTGACTTTTTACCAAAGCTCATTATTGCCCTGTTTGTCATCGGCGCCCTGATTGCCGTGTGGGTGTTCTGGCAGGGAAAAGTAGGGGATAAGGCACCTGAATCCGATCAGTCCGCGAATCAGGAACAGGTAGATGTGGATGAAAATAAAAGTGCTGAAAAAGAACAGCCTGAAGACTCTGACAAAGAGGAAGAGACAGACAGCTCTACTTCAGATGAAGACTCCACAAGCGGAGAGAAGGAACAAAAGCCTGAACAAACGTTAGAAGCAACTGAAGTGTCAGGCAAGAAAACGACCTACTCCCTTAAAAATGCAGAAGGATTCAAACTTGAACTCAAAGCAAAAGGTGACACGTGGATCGGGGTATATAACACGGCCGATGAATTGCTATTCGAAGGGCTTCTGAAAGAGGGAAATATGAAAGACTTTGATTTTTCTTCTGAAAAGCTTGCTTACCTCGTCATTGGTAACGCATCAAATACCGATATCCTTGTGAACGAAGAAGTGCTTGAGTATAAAGTTCCTGCAGGAGAAGTGGTAAGACAGGACATCATCATCAACTATGATCCTGATGCAGCGCAATAA
- a CDS encoding DUF3243 domain-containing protein → MSVLDNWSDWKNFLGDRLHQAQHGGMENETVNDLAYQIGDYLANQVEAKNDQEKTLADLWSVASKEEQHAIANMMVKLVNNNGTR, encoded by the coding sequence ATGTCTGTTCTAGATAACTGGTCTGATTGGAAAAACTTTTTGGGTGACCGTCTTCACCAAGCCCAGCATGGCGGGATGGAAAATGAGACGGTGAATGACTTGGCTTATCAAATCGGTGATTACCTGGCCAATCAGGTCGAAGCCAAGAATGATCAGGAAAAAACGCTTGCGGATTTATGGTCTGTCGCTTCAAAAGAAGAGCAGCATGCGATTGCCAATATGATGGTGAAACTTGTAAACAATAATGGCACTCGTTAA
- a CDS encoding DUF3388 domain-containing protein, whose amino-acid sequence MVRKEWYLEYEIQKNRPGLLGDISSLLGMLSINIVTINGVDEGRRGMLLLANNDEQIMRLESILQTMDTINVTKLREPKLRDRLAVRHGRYIQRDADDKKTFRFVRDELGLLVDFMAELFKQEGHKLVGIRGMPRVGKTESIVASSVCANKKWLFVSSTLLKQTIRSKLIEDEYSSENLFIIDGIVSTRRASEKHWQLVREIMRLPAVKVIEHPDVFVQNSEYSLEDFDYIIELRNDPDEEITYELVEQNNLFQNSDFGGFDF is encoded by the coding sequence ATGGTGCGGAAAGAATGGTATCTTGAATATGAAATTCAAAAAAATCGTCCAGGCCTCTTAGGTGATATTTCTTCTTTATTGGGTATGTTGTCAATCAATATTGTGACGATAAATGGTGTGGATGAAGGAAGAAGGGGAATGCTCCTTCTCGCTAATAACGATGAACAGATCATGAGATTGGAGTCGATCCTGCAAACGATGGATACAATCAATGTGACAAAGCTGAGGGAACCGAAATTAAGGGACCGGCTTGCAGTGCGTCACGGACGATATATCCAGCGGGACGCCGACGACAAAAAGACTTTCCGGTTTGTACGTGACGAACTTGGCCTTCTCGTCGATTTCATGGCTGAGTTATTTAAACAAGAGGGGCACAAGCTTGTCGGCATCAGGGGAATGCCCCGGGTCGGGAAGACAGAATCCATTGTGGCATCAAGTGTTTGTGCCAATAAAAAGTGGTTGTTCGTTTCCTCTACCTTGTTAAAACAAACGATAAGAAGCAAGCTGATTGAAGATGAATACTCTTCTGAGAATTTATTCATCATCGATGGGATCGTTTCAACCCGCCGTGCGAGCGAAAAGCACTGGCAGCTTGTAAGGGAAATCATGCGGTTGCCTGCAGTGAAAGTAATCGAACATCCTGATGTTTTTGTTCAAAACTCTGAATATTCACTTGAAGATTTTGATTATATCATTGAACTGAGAAACGATCCTGATGAAGAAATTACATACGAATTGGTAGAACAAAATAATCTATTTCAAAATTCCGATTTTGGCGGTTTTGATTTTTAA
- the yfmH gene encoding EF-P 5-aminopentanol modification-associated protein YfmH, giving the protein MKKISFDQLQENLYYEKMSNGLDVYILPKKGFNKTYATFTTKYGSIDNHFVPLDEEEFVKVPDGIAHFLEHKLFEKEDGDVFQQFSRQGASANAFTSFTRTAYLFSSTTNVERNLETLIDFVQDPYFTEKTVEKEKGIIGQEITMYDDNPDWRLYFGVIQNMYKNHPVKIDIAGTIESITPITKDMLYQCYNTFYHPSNMLLFVVGAVDPEQIMNQIRTNQEKKDYEKMPEIKRKFEDEPDEVAEKKQVLQMNVQSPKCLVGLKAPEPQQQGKEMLKQELSMNVFLDMVFGKSSTYYSELYNDGLIDETFHYDYTQENGFGFLTAGGDTDRPDELADRIQSLLLKAKEDSLFTEEALERTKKKKIGAFLRAINSPEYIANQFTRYAFNEMDLFEVVPTLEGLKYDDIQSLVNTIISEERFTVCQVVPKS; this is encoded by the coding sequence ATGAAAAAGATTTCCTTCGATCAATTACAGGAAAATTTATATTATGAGAAAATGTCAAACGGACTGGACGTATATATCCTTCCGAAAAAAGGCTTTAATAAAACGTATGCGACATTTACAACGAAATACGGCAGTATTGACAATCACTTCGTCCCATTGGATGAAGAAGAATTTGTCAAAGTGCCTGACGGGATCGCCCATTTCCTTGAGCATAAGTTGTTTGAGAAAGAAGACGGGGATGTCTTCCAGCAGTTCAGCCGTCAGGGTGCATCTGCCAATGCCTTCACATCATTCACTCGGACTGCTTATCTGTTCTCGAGTACAACGAATGTAGAAAGGAACCTGGAAACGCTCATCGATTTCGTTCAGGATCCGTACTTCACCGAAAAGACGGTGGAAAAAGAAAAAGGGATCATCGGTCAGGAAATCACCATGTACGATGACAATCCTGACTGGCGCCTGTACTTCGGTGTCATTCAGAATATGTATAAAAACCATCCGGTCAAGATTGATATCGCCGGAACGATTGAATCCATCACGCCGATCACGAAAGACATGCTGTATCAGTGCTACAACACCTTCTATCATCCAAGCAATATGCTGCTGTTTGTCGTTGGGGCGGTGGACCCTGAACAAATCATGAATCAAATCCGCACAAATCAAGAAAAGAAAGATTATGAAAAAATGCCTGAAATCAAACGGAAATTTGAAGATGAGCCGGATGAAGTGGCAGAAAAGAAGCAAGTGCTTCAAATGAATGTCCAAAGCCCTAAATGCCTGGTCGGGCTTAAAGCACCGGAACCCCAGCAGCAAGGGAAGGAAATGCTCAAACAGGAGCTGTCCATGAACGTATTTCTCGACATGGTGTTTGGTAAAAGTTCTACTTATTATTCTGAACTTTACAATGATGGCCTGATTGATGAAACTTTCCATTATGACTACACTCAGGAAAATGGGTTCGGTTTCCTTACGGCAGGGGGAGATACTGACAGACCTGACGAACTGGCAGACAGGATTCAGTCACTGCTCCTAAAGGCCAAGGAGGATTCCTTGTTTACTGAGGAAGCATTGGAAAGAACGAAGAAGAAAAAGATAGGGGCTTTCCTTCGTGCCATAAACTCCCCTGAATATATCGCAAATCAATTCACACGCTATGCGTTTAATGAAATGGATTTGTTTGAAGTTGTACCTACACTGGAAGGACTGAAATATGATGATATTCAATCGTTGGTGAATACCATCATCAGTGAAGAACGTTTTACGGTCTGTCAGGTAGTGCCTAAATCATAA
- a CDS encoding dipeptidase, which translates to MIFDAHCDVLMKLYLEKGMGTFQSKHNMHITYPQLVHAKSRVQLFAIYIPSDLKPGQRFQAALEMVNLFHNQILTPNPMLKWVKSKQDIDLLGDGEIGVMLSLEGAEAIEEDMTKLEILYRLGVRSVGLTWNWANAVADGALEPRGGGLTRLGYEVISFLNEKKLWTDVSHLCEKAFWDTVEVAAYPIASHSNAYSICPNPRNLKNDQIQALIEKDSVMGITFVPPFLSKKDVAGITDVIRHVEHVCSLGGEDHIGFGSDFDGITETVQGLATFDQYDNLVQALQRYYSERQVKKFLYENFVRRMPQ; encoded by the coding sequence ATGATCTTTGATGCACACTGTGACGTATTGATGAAATTGTACTTGGAAAAGGGAATGGGGACTTTTCAATCAAAGCATAACATGCATATCACCTATCCTCAGCTTGTTCATGCAAAAAGCAGGGTCCAGTTGTTCGCAATCTATATCCCGTCTGATTTGAAACCGGGTCAACGTTTCCAGGCTGCCTTGGAAATGGTGAACCTGTTCCATAATCAAATTTTAACACCCAATCCAATGCTTAAATGGGTGAAAAGTAAACAAGACATTGACCTTCTGGGAGACGGGGAAATCGGTGTAATGCTCTCACTTGAGGGAGCTGAAGCGATAGAGGAAGATATGACGAAGCTTGAGATTCTTTACAGGTTAGGCGTTCGTTCAGTCGGTTTGACGTGGAACTGGGCAAATGCGGTCGCAGACGGTGCCCTTGAACCGAGGGGTGGAGGACTGACCAGATTAGGTTATGAAGTGATCTCTTTCCTTAATGAAAAGAAACTGTGGACAGATGTATCCCATTTATGCGAAAAAGCATTCTGGGATACGGTCGAGGTAGCGGCATACCCGATTGCATCCCACTCGAATGCGTATTCCATTTGTCCGAACCCCCGGAATTTGAAAAATGATCAAATTCAAGCCCTGATCGAAAAAGACAGCGTCATGGGCATCACTTTTGTCCCACCCTTTCTTTCGAAAAAGGATGTGGCAGGGATAACGGATGTCATCAGGCATGTAGAGCACGTGTGCAGTTTGGGAGGGGAGGATCATATTGGGTTCGGATCCGACTTTGACGGGATAACGGAGACCGTTCAGGGCTTAGCGACGTTCGATCAATATGATAATTTGGTCCAGGCACTGCAGCGGTACTACAGTGAAAGACAAGTGAAGAAATTCCTCTATGAAAATTTTGTCCGAAGAATGCCTCAATAA
- the rny gene encoding ribonuclease Y, with amino-acid sequence MEPVTIISILLGLIVGVVVGYLIRKSIAEAKIAGAKGSAEQILEDAKREADALKKEALLEAKDENHKLRTEMENDLRERRNELQKQENRLMQKEENLDRKDETLDKREALLERKEGTLNERQQHIEEMESKVDEMVRSQQTELERISSLTRDEAKGIILDRVENELSHDIAIMVREHETRAKEDADKKAKEVLSLAIQRCAAEHVAETTVSVVNLPNDEMKGRIIGREGRNIRTLETLTGIDLIIDDTPEAVILSGFDPIRRETARIALEKLVQDGRIHPARIEEMVDKSRREVDEYIREIGEQTTFEVGVHGLHPDLIKILGRLKYRTSYGQNVLKHSMEVAYLSGLLAAELGEDERLAKRAGLLHDIGKAIDHEVEGSHVEIGVELATKYKEHPVVINSIASHHGDTEPTSIIAVLVAAADALSAARPGARSETLENYIRRLEKLEEISESYEGVEKSFAIQAGREVRIMVRPEAIDDLESHRLARDIRKRIEDELDYPGHIKVTVIRETRAVEYAK; translated from the coding sequence ATGGAACCTGTAACAATCATCTCCATTTTGCTTGGCCTAATCGTCGGTGTAGTTGTTGGATACCTAATTCGTAAGTCCATTGCTGAAGCAAAGATTGCTGGTGCCAAAGGTTCAGCGGAGCAGATTTTAGAAGATGCTAAGCGCGAGGCAGATGCTCTGAAGAAAGAAGCACTTTTAGAAGCAAAGGACGAAAATCATAAACTTCGCACAGAAATGGAAAATGACCTTCGTGAACGAAGAAATGAATTGCAAAAACAAGAAAATCGTTTGATGCAAAAAGAGGAAAACCTCGATCGGAAAGATGAAACGCTTGATAAGCGGGAAGCCTTACTTGAGAGAAAAGAGGGGACTCTTAACGAGAGACAACAACATATTGAAGAGATGGAAAGCAAAGTGGACGAAATGGTACGATCACAGCAAACTGAGCTAGAGCGTATCTCGAGCCTGACTCGTGATGAAGCGAAAGGAATCATCCTTGACCGCGTGGAAAATGAACTTTCCCACGATATCGCCATTATGGTGAGGGAACATGAAACACGGGCGAAGGAAGATGCTGATAAGAAGGCGAAAGAGGTCCTGTCACTGGCTATCCAGCGTTGCGCCGCAGAACATGTGGCAGAAACAACGGTTAGCGTTGTGAACTTACCGAATGATGAGATGAAAGGTCGCATTATTGGACGGGAAGGACGTAACATTCGTACGCTTGAAACTCTTACCGGAATCGATTTGATCATTGATGACACGCCTGAAGCAGTCATTCTATCTGGTTTTGATCCGATCCGTAGAGAAACGGCTCGCATTGCGTTGGAGAAATTGGTTCAGGATGGACGTATCCACCCTGCACGAATTGAAGAAATGGTGGACAAATCCCGCCGTGAAGTGGATGAATACATCCGTGAAATCGGGGAGCAGACTACATTTGAAGTAGGTGTCCATGGACTTCACCCGGATTTAATCAAGATACTGGGACGTTTGAAATATCGTACAAGTTACGGTCAAAACGTCCTAAAGCATTCCATGGAAGTGGCATATCTGTCAGGATTACTGGCAGCAGAGCTTGGCGAGGACGAAAGACTTGCAAAGCGTGCCGGACTTCTGCATGACATCGGTAAAGCGATTGATCATGAAGTGGAAGGCAGTCACGTAGAGATCGGTGTAGAACTTGCAACGAAATACAAGGAACACCCGGTAGTCATTAATTCCATCGCTTCCCACCACGGAGATACTGAACCAACGTCGATCATTGCAGTACTGGTGGCAGCAGCAGATGCATTGTCCGCTGCAAGACCAGGAGCAAGAAGCGAGACGCTTGAGAACTATATCCGTCGTCTGGAGAAGCTGGAAGAAATCTCAGAGTCGTATGAAGGTGTAGAGAAATCATTTGCGATCCAAGCCGGTCGTGAAGTGCGCATCATGGTACGACCAGAAGCCATTGACGATTTGGAATCCCACCGTTTGGCAAGGGATATCCGTAAACGGATCGAAGATGAGCTCGATTATCCAGGCCATATTAAAGTAACGGTCATCCGTGAAACAAGGGCTGTTGAATACGCAAAATAA
- the spoVS gene encoding stage V sporulation protein SpoVS translates to MEILKVSAKSNPNSVAGALAGVLRERGGAEIQAIGAGALNQAVKAVAIARGFVAPSGLDLICIPAFTDILIDGEERTAIKLIVEPR, encoded by the coding sequence ATGGAAATATTAAAAGTTTCAGCAAAATCTAATCCTAATTCTGTAGCTGGTGCACTCGCCGGTGTTCTTCGTGAGAGAGGGGGAGCCGAGATTCAGGCAATCGGGGCAGGGGCTTTGAATCAAGCCGTGAAAGCTGTTGCGATTGCAAGGGGGTTCGTTGCTCCCAGTGGCTTGGATTTAATATGTATCCCGGCATTTACAGATATCCTGATCGATGGGGAAGAGCGTACGGCAATCAAGTTAATTGTTGAACCAAGATAA